The following coding sequences lie in one Xanthomonas hyacinthi genomic window:
- a CDS encoding YcgL domain-containing protein, producing the protein MQAYVYKSQRKPDTYLYLAARDDFGCLPQPLLASLQPLVFVLEVALTAERTLARTDPAAVRANLAGCGFHLQLPPLPDGRTGRHDD; encoded by the coding sequence ATGCAAGCCTACGTCTACAAAAGCCAACGCAAGCCGGACACCTATCTCTACCTCGCCGCGCGCGACGATTTCGGCTGTCTGCCGCAACCGCTGCTGGCGTCGTTGCAGCCGCTGGTGTTCGTGCTGGAGGTGGCCTTGACCGCCGAGCGCACCCTGGCCAGGACCGACCCCGCGGCGGTACGCGCGAACCTGGCCGGCTGCGGCTTCCATCTGCAATTGCCGCCGCTGCCCGACGGCCGGACCGGCCGACACGATGACTGA
- a CDS encoding ankyrin repeat domain-containing protein, translating into MTDSPFHARAPWIAAALGALLVLVAGFGPLAAALGAWLAQPAFALALSWHRGSRPRPTSLRALARELLPLLALWAGGLGLVALLVAWPLAALRDSGSLAAALALSVAASAALLGLWRTWPLWHGSECEGGALGARWQALAQQDVQAWRGLAVAALVLLLAGVGVLLAWPGLLAAAARWPLALAYALLSPLLHALLQRVAPPQALPLPASSADLFAELSAASALRADEAPPPADELHAALYAAARGGRVDRALQLLQSGADPQALPAPDWRDQRSLPVLAAVLPDLRLLRELIVRGVDVNQPHLGMTPLLAATRDSWHGRPEAVMTLLANGADPRASDSDGNTPLHHAARSSDPGVAALLRDAAAELDALNRDGLTPLAVACHVGNWRMGKFLLERGAKPEPAEGSPVLLAAAGTEEDDPAGVQLLLKHKARVDARDRQRRSALHEAAQAGHVEIVDALLGAGANLEARDALGRTPWLEAARHGRVAVLEHLLPHKPELGAVDGDGRNAVLLACTADQVSPGLIRRLLELGIAAAQPDQSGRRAVDLAAEAGRWAIVSALDPDYPLPAAVSDGQGEVGRASLPDRPPLELLREGLQLGQRDGLAALARLCAAEELGALLHDPHLALNPQAVDWLLAHGAAPEVLDACGDTPMFALLSRGVEAVPSLQALLRQGVSPAGRGGLTRLLAACAQHDHASRALEQFALELLERGADPFAPSPAGDPPLSLAVRLGWLRLQLQLLERGADREARDSHGMTALHLAAALGREASLKLLIQQGASPEARAADGQTPLGVALASGRRDLVDWLDWRIWPLPRRPLREADLPAAAMVGDADAIRRLIDLGLAVDAIDAQGCTALLRAAGGGHAAAVDLLLARGANLQHAAASGATPLSAAVSMRQTDIVAALLAAGAQIEQRLPGGVSVLMLACALGLPDIAARLLAAGADVHAGDAQQLAPLHCAALYGFSAHDKARLLALLDTLLLAGAEADRSAAGGVTPLLLLLGARAEPGTACAEPVVLAGVERLLDEEVSLDVQDPRGFGPLHLAALHGLPLLVQRLLRAGADPDLRDTLNRPPREIAVMRGFVDVAGQFQPALPGVSSMARFLREGR; encoded by the coding sequence ATGACTGATTCCCCCTTCCACGCGCGCGCGCCCTGGATCGCTGCCGCGCTGGGCGCGCTGCTGGTGCTGGTCGCCGGGTTCGGCCCGCTGGCCGCCGCCCTGGGCGCGTGGCTGGCGCAGCCGGCGTTCGCGCTGGCGCTGTCCTGGCACCGCGGCAGCCGGCCGCGGCCGACCAGCCTGCGGGCGCTGGCACGCGAACTGCTGCCGCTGCTGGCGCTGTGGGCCGGCGGACTGGGCCTGGTCGCGCTGCTGGTGGCCTGGCCGCTGGCGGCGCTGCGCGACAGCGGCAGCCTGGCCGCCGCGCTGGCGCTGAGCGTGGCCGCCAGCGCGGCGTTGCTCGGGCTGTGGCGCACCTGGCCGCTGTGGCATGGCAGCGAGTGCGAGGGCGGCGCGCTGGGCGCGCGCTGGCAGGCGCTGGCGCAGCAGGACGTGCAGGCCTGGCGCGGCCTGGCGGTGGCGGCGCTGGTGCTGCTGCTGGCCGGGGTCGGCGTGCTGCTGGCCTGGCCCGGGCTGCTGGCCGCTGCGGCGCGCTGGCCGCTGGCGCTGGCCTATGCGCTGCTGTCGCCGCTGCTGCATGCCTTGCTGCAGCGGGTGGCGCCGCCGCAGGCGCTGCCGCTGCCGGCGTCGTCGGCGGACCTGTTCGCCGAACTGAGCGCCGCCTCGGCGCTGCGCGCGGACGAAGCGCCGCCGCCAGCGGATGAACTGCATGCGGCACTGTACGCCGCCGCGCGCGGCGGCCGCGTCGATCGCGCGCTGCAACTGCTGCAGTCCGGCGCCGACCCGCAGGCGCTGCCGGCGCCGGACTGGCGCGACCAGCGCAGCCTGCCGGTGCTGGCCGCGGTGCTGCCGGACCTGCGCCTGCTGCGCGAGCTGATCGTGCGCGGGGTGGACGTCAACCAGCCGCACCTGGGCATGACCCCGCTGCTGGCCGCCACCCGCGACAGCTGGCATGGCCGTCCCGAGGCGGTGATGACCCTGCTCGCCAACGGCGCCGACCCGCGCGCCAGCGACAGCGACGGCAATACCCCGCTGCACCACGCCGCGCGCAGCTCCGATCCGGGCGTGGCCGCCTTGCTGCGCGATGCCGCGGCCGAGCTGGACGCATTGAACCGCGACGGCCTGACCCCGCTGGCGGTGGCCTGCCACGTCGGCAACTGGCGCATGGGCAAGTTCCTGCTCGAACGCGGCGCCAAGCCCGAGCCGGCCGAGGGCAGCCCGGTGCTGCTGGCCGCGGCCGGCACCGAGGAAGACGATCCGGCCGGCGTGCAGCTGCTGCTCAAGCACAAGGCGCGGGTCGATGCCCGCGACCGCCAGCGCCGCAGCGCGCTGCACGAGGCGGCGCAGGCCGGGCACGTGGAGATCGTCGATGCGCTGCTCGGCGCCGGCGCCAACCTGGAAGCGCGCGATGCGCTGGGCCGCACGCCATGGCTGGAAGCCGCCCGGCATGGCCGCGTCGCGGTGCTCGAACACCTGCTGCCGCACAAGCCCGAGCTCGGCGCGGTCGATGGCGACGGCCGCAACGCGGTGCTGCTGGCATGCACCGCCGACCAGGTCTCGCCGGGGCTGATCCGGCGCCTGCTGGAACTGGGCATCGCCGCCGCGCAGCCGGACCAGAGCGGCCGCCGCGCAGTCGATCTGGCCGCCGAGGCCGGGCGCTGGGCGATCGTGTCCGCGCTGGACCCGGACTACCCGTTGCCGGCCGCGGTCAGCGACGGCCAGGGCGAAGTCGGCCGCGCCAGCCTGCCCGACCGGCCGCCACTGGAACTGCTGCGCGAAGGCCTGCAACTGGGCCAGCGTGACGGCCTGGCGGCGCTGGCGCGGCTGTGCGCGGCCGAGGAACTGGGCGCGCTGCTGCACGATCCGCACCTGGCGCTGAACCCACAGGCGGTGGACTGGCTGCTGGCGCATGGCGCCGCGCCCGAAGTGCTCGACGCCTGCGGCGACACGCCGATGTTCGCGTTGCTCTCGCGCGGCGTGGAAGCGGTGCCCAGCCTGCAGGCGCTGCTGCGCCAGGGCGTGTCGCCGGCCGGGCGCGGCGGCCTGACCCGGCTGCTCGCCGCCTGCGCGCAGCACGACCACGCCTCGCGCGCGCTGGAGCAGTTCGCGCTGGAGCTGCTCGAACGCGGCGCCGACCCGTTCGCGCCGTCGCCGGCCGGGGATCCGCCGCTGTCGCTGGCGGTGCGCCTGGGCTGGCTGCGCCTGCAGCTGCAACTGCTCGAACGCGGCGCCGACCGCGAGGCGCGTGACAGCCACGGCATGACCGCGCTGCACCTGGCCGCCGCGTTGGGCCGCGAGGCCTCGCTGAAGCTGCTGATCCAGCAGGGCGCCTCGCCGGAAGCGCGCGCTGCCGACGGCCAGACCCCGCTGGGCGTGGCCCTGGCCAGCGGCCGCCGCGACCTGGTCGACTGGCTGGACTGGCGGATCTGGCCGTTGCCGCGGCGTCCGCTGCGCGAGGCCGACCTGCCGGCCGCGGCGATGGTCGGCGACGCCGATGCGATCCGCCGCCTGATCGACCTCGGCCTGGCAGTGGACGCGATCGACGCGCAGGGCTGTACCGCGCTGCTGCGCGCCGCCGGCGGCGGCCATGCCGCGGCGGTGGACCTGCTGCTGGCGCGCGGCGCCAACCTGCAGCACGCCGCGGCCAGCGGCGCCACGCCGTTGTCGGCGGCGGTGAGCATGCGCCAGACCGACATCGTCGCCGCGCTGCTGGCCGCCGGCGCGCAGATCGAGCAGCGCCTGCCCGGCGGCGTCAGCGTGCTGATGCTGGCCTGCGCGCTGGGCCTGCCGGACATCGCCGCGCGCCTGCTGGCGGCCGGCGCCGACGTGCATGCCGGCGACGCGCAGCAACTGGCGCCGCTGCATTGCGCCGCGCTGTACGGCTTCAGCGCGCACGACAAGGCGCGCCTGCTGGCGCTGCTGGATACCTTGCTGCTGGCCGGCGCCGAAGCCGACCGCAGCGCCGCCGGCGGGGTGACCCCGCTGCTGCTGCTGCTCGGCGCGCGCGCCGAACCGGGCACCGCCTGCGCAGAGCCGGTGGTGCTGGCCGGGGTGGAGCGCCTGCTCGACGAAGAGGTGAGCCTGGACGTGCAGGACCCGCGCGGCTTCGGCCCGCTGCACCTGGCCGCGCTGCACGGCCTGCCGCTGCTGGTGCAGCGCCTGTTGCGCGCCGGCGCCGACCCGGACCTGCGCGACACCTTGAACCGCCCGCCGCGCGAGATCGCGGTGATGCGCGGCTTCGTCGACGTCGCCGGCCAGTTCCAGCCGGCGCTGCCGGGGGTGTCCTCGATGGCCCGCTTCCTGCGCGAAGGCCGCTGA
- a CDS encoding glycoside hydrolase family 15 protein, whose product MAARIEDYAMLGNCRSAALVDKQGSIDWLCLPRFDSDALFAALLGTPEHGRWSIAPLAEFRSTRHYRDGSLVLETEFETDSGAVAVLDFMAASHGDDVHNHVVRIVRGLRGRVPLRMQLQLRFNYGRTIPWVSQIDGGLQAIAGPDQIALRSPQPMHGHGFATEADFALEAGASTWFVLSHGASHLELPPPLAPEQALAQTEAFWHGWSHRCVHAGPWTEAVRRSLVVLKGLSYLPTGAIVAAPTTSLPERLGGERNWDYRFCWLRDAVFTLTALHAAGYSDEAAAFHGWLQRTVAGSPDQLQALYGIGGERRMPEWEVDWLPGYEGALPVRVGNAAAGQFQLDVYGEVIAAFHRGHHEGMATAAHGRSLARQLLEVLEQRWREPDEGIWEIRDQRRHFVHSKVMAWLAFDCGARDGVTDADAAQRAHWRALADEVQAQVLQQGVHRDGYFVQSYGSERLDAATLLIPLVGFLPADDPRVAATADAIAQRLSSDGLVERYRADDDSGDGLPAGEGSFIACSFWLVENYALLGRSEQARALFERLLGLCNDVGLLAEEYDPRSGRMLGNFPQGYSHVALVHAALRLHGLLGKQETHP is encoded by the coding sequence ATGGCGGCGCGAATCGAGGACTACGCCATGCTCGGCAACTGCCGCAGCGCGGCGCTGGTGGACAAGCAAGGTTCGATCGACTGGCTGTGCCTGCCGCGCTTCGATTCCGACGCGCTGTTCGCGGCGCTGCTGGGCACCCCGGAGCACGGCCGCTGGTCGATCGCACCGCTGGCCGAGTTCCGCAGCACGCGCCATTACCGCGACGGCAGCCTGGTGCTGGAGACCGAGTTCGAGACCGACAGCGGCGCGGTGGCGGTGCTGGACTTCATGGCCGCCAGCCACGGCGACGACGTGCACAACCACGTGGTGCGCATCGTGCGCGGGCTGCGCGGGCGCGTGCCGCTGCGCATGCAGCTGCAGCTGCGCTTCAACTACGGCCGCACCATCCCCTGGGTGTCGCAGATCGACGGCGGCCTGCAGGCGATCGCCGGGCCGGACCAGATCGCGCTGCGCAGCCCGCAGCCGATGCACGGCCACGGCTTCGCCACCGAAGCGGACTTCGCGCTGGAGGCCGGTGCCAGCACCTGGTTCGTGCTCAGCCATGGCGCCTCGCACCTGGAACTGCCGCCGCCGCTGGCGCCGGAACAGGCGCTGGCGCAGACCGAGGCGTTCTGGCATGGCTGGTCGCACCGCTGCGTGCATGCCGGCCCGTGGACCGAGGCGGTACGCCGTTCGCTGGTGGTACTGAAGGGCCTGAGCTACCTGCCCACCGGCGCGATCGTCGCCGCGCCGACCACCTCGCTGCCGGAACGGCTCGGCGGCGAACGCAACTGGGACTACCGCTTCTGCTGGCTGCGCGATGCGGTGTTCACCCTGACCGCGCTGCACGCCGCCGGTTATTCCGACGAAGCGGCCGCCTTCCATGGCTGGCTGCAGCGCACCGTGGCCGGCTCGCCGGACCAGTTGCAGGCGCTGTACGGCATCGGCGGCGAACGGCGCATGCCCGAATGGGAGGTGGACTGGCTGCCCGGCTACGAAGGCGCGCTGCCGGTGCGCGTCGGCAATGCCGCCGCCGGCCAGTTCCAGCTGGATGTGTACGGCGAGGTGATCGCCGCGTTCCATCGCGGCCACCACGAAGGCATGGCCACCGCGGCGCATGGCCGCTCGCTGGCGCGGCAGTTGCTGGAAGTGTTGGAGCAGCGCTGGCGCGAGCCGGACGAAGGCATCTGGGAGATCCGCGATCAGCGCCGCCACTTCGTGCATTCCAAGGTGATGGCGTGGCTGGCGTTCGACTGCGGCGCGCGCGACGGGGTCACCGATGCCGATGCCGCGCAACGCGCGCATTGGCGCGCGCTGGCCGACGAAGTGCAGGCGCAGGTGCTGCAACAGGGCGTGCACCGCGATGGCTATTTCGTGCAGAGCTACGGCAGCGAGCGGCTGGACGCGGCGACGCTGCTGATCCCGTTGGTCGGGTTCCTGCCGGCGGACGATCCGCGCGTGGCCGCCACCGCCGATGCGATCGCGCAACGGCTGAGCAGCGACGGCCTGGTCGAGCGCTACCGCGCCGACGACGACAGCGGCGACGGCCTGCCGGCGGGCGAGGGCAGCTTCATCGCCTGCAGCTTCTGGCTGGTGGAAAACTATGCGCTGCTCGGTCGCAGCGAACAGGCGCGCGCCCTGTTCGAACGCCTGCTCGGCCTGTGCAACGACGTCGGCCTGCTGGCCGAGGAATACGATCCGCGCAGCGGCCGCATGCTCGGCAACTTCCCGCAGGGCTATTCGCACGTGGCCCTGGTCCACGCCGCGCTGCGCCTGCATGGCTTACTCGGCAAACAGGAAACCCATCCATGA
- the zwf gene encoding glucose-6-phosphate dehydrogenase: MSDATQATPPCLIVVFGARGDLTRRLVLPALYNLRRSGALPEQFAVIGVDHGDIGEVSWRRLLGTALRGLMADRNAEFKADGADAEAWNWLRTRLHYLRGDFANAATYRALGEVIAKYDAQYRTGGNVLFYLATAARFFAPAIEQLGAAGLVEQHAGGGWRRVIVEKPFGHDLQSARELNAIVGRVLDEDQVFRIDHFLGKETVQNILAFRFANGLFEPVWNRDRIDHVQITAAETIGVEGRGRFYDPTGCLRDMVPNHLFQLLAMIAMEPPAAFTPTAMLRRRAEVIEAVRPLTPADVVRGQYAAGAIGRNAVPGYREEDTVPADSNTETYVAMKLQVDTWRWAGVPFYLRTGKRLRERTTEIAIRFKPAPLAPLRSAEIGGYGPDWLVLHIQPDEGISLQFDVKRPGARVSLAPVRMDFRYRDWFPKEYTVGYERLLQDCMNGEAGLFQDATMVEAAWRIVQPILDAWQASAEEVAQYPAGSAGPAAADALLALNGGHSWRALTAGRRPPPRRAPEGAADAVPAPAKRAAASRPAARKAKPTQAALPKKAAKPKKTPARTIGRASPKAQKRAAKTAPAAARRVRTPR; the protein is encoded by the coding sequence ATGAGCGATGCGACACAAGCGACTCCGCCCTGCCTGATCGTGGTCTTCGGCGCGCGCGGCGACCTGACCCGGCGGCTGGTGCTGCCGGCGCTGTACAACCTGCGCCGCAGCGGTGCGCTGCCCGAGCAGTTCGCGGTGATCGGGGTGGATCACGGCGACATCGGCGAAGTCAGCTGGCGGCGCCTGCTCGGCACCGCGCTGCGCGGCCTGATGGCCGACCGCAACGCCGAGTTCAAGGCCGACGGCGCGGACGCGGAGGCATGGAACTGGCTGCGCACGCGGCTGCACTACCTGCGCGGCGATTTCGCCAACGCGGCCACCTATCGCGCGCTGGGCGAGGTGATCGCCAAGTACGACGCACAGTACCGGACCGGTGGCAACGTGCTGTTCTATCTGGCTACCGCGGCGCGCTTCTTCGCCCCGGCGATCGAGCAGCTGGGCGCGGCCGGGCTGGTCGAGCAGCACGCCGGCGGCGGCTGGCGGCGGGTGATCGTGGAGAAGCCGTTCGGCCACGACCTGCAAAGCGCCAGGGAGCTCAACGCCATCGTCGGCCGCGTGCTCGACGAGGACCAGGTGTTCCGCATCGACCATTTCCTGGGCAAGGAGACGGTGCAGAACATCCTCGCCTTCCGTTTCGCCAACGGCCTGTTCGAGCCGGTATGGAACCGCGACCGCATCGACCACGTGCAGATCACCGCCGCCGAGACCATCGGCGTGGAAGGCCGCGGGCGTTTCTACGATCCCACCGGCTGCCTGCGCGACATGGTGCCCAACCATTTGTTCCAGCTGCTGGCGATGATCGCGATGGAACCGCCGGCGGCGTTCACGCCCACCGCGATGCTGCGCCGGCGCGCCGAGGTGATCGAAGCGGTGCGGCCGCTGACCCCGGCCGACGTGGTCCGCGGCCAGTACGCGGCCGGCGCGATCGGGCGCAACGCGGTGCCCGGCTACCGCGAGGAAGACACGGTGCCGGCCGATTCCAACACCGAGACCTACGTGGCGATGAAGCTGCAGGTCGACACCTGGCGCTGGGCCGGCGTGCCGTTCTACCTGCGCACCGGCAAGCGCCTGCGCGAACGCACCACCGAGATCGCGATCCGCTTCAAGCCGGCGCCGCTGGCGCCGCTGCGCAGCGCCGAGATCGGCGGCTACGGTCCCGACTGGCTGGTGTTGCACATCCAGCCCGACGAAGGCATCTCGCTGCAGTTCGACGTCAAGCGCCCGGGCGCGCGGGTCAGCCTGGCGCCGGTGCGCATGGACTTCCGCTACCGCGACTGGTTCCCGAAGGAATACACGGTCGGCTACGAGCGCCTGCTGCAGGACTGCATGAACGGCGAGGCCGGCCTGTTCCAGGACGCGACCATGGTCGAGGCGGCCTGGCGCATCGTGCAGCCGATCCTCGACGCGTGGCAGGCCTCGGCCGAGGAAGTGGCGCAGTACCCGGCCGGCAGCGCCGGCCCGGCCGCCGCCGACGCCCTGCTCGCGCTCAACGGTGGCCACAGCTGGCGCGCGTTGACCGCTGGCCGCCGGCCGCCGCCGCGGCGCGCGCCGGAAGGCGCCGCCGACGCCGTGCCGGCGCCGGCCAAGCGCGCGGCCGCTTCCAGGCCTGCCGCGCGCAAGGCCAAGCCGACGCAGGCCGCGCTGCCCAAGAAGGCGGCCAAGCCCAAGAAGACGCCTGCGCGGACGATCGGGCGCGCATCGCCGAAGGCGCAAAAGCGCGCCGCGAAGACGGCACCGGCAGCGGCCAGGCGCGTCCGGACGCCGCGCTAG
- a CDS encoding type I secretion system permease/ATPase, which produces MQQGGVALARVGEDVPAADPPADLALRGLVLLAQLHGIAVDASQLAHAFGRSAAAFDEATLLLAARQLGLKAKVSGVPAARLSMANFPALAWGTTGEAFLIARMQGDQALIHDLAERRPRQIAVEELQRRYGGRLLQVASRASVLGQLAKFDFTWFIPAIVKYRRMLLEVFVVSLFIQLFALITPLFFQVVMDKVLVHNGLTTLDVIAIGLVCMAVFEVLLTGLRTYAFAHTSSKIDVELGARLFRHVLALPLAYFESRRVGDTIARVRELENIRSFLTGQALTTVLDLLFTVVFLAVMCGYSGWLTVIVVISLPLYALISGAITPVLRQRLQDKFARGADTQSFLVETVSGIGTVKAMAVEPRATRTWDNQLAGYVSAGFGVTRVATIGQQSVQLVQKLVGVAILFFGAKRVIDGQLSLGQLIAFNMLSGQVAAPIIRLAQLWQDFQQVGISVERLGDILNTRTELPGSKMALPPIQGRVSFERVHFRYRPEAPEVLAGVALDIQPGEVIGIVGRSGSGKSTLTKLVQRLYTPARGRVLIDGHDLALADPAWLRRQLGVVLQENVLFNRSIRANIALADPGMPLERVIHAAKLAGAHDFITELSDGYDTSVGEHGTGLSGGQRQRIAIARALITDPRILILDEATSALDYESEHAVMANMHAICKGRTVLIIAHRLSTVRRANRIVVVEQGQIVETGTHAELVERPDGHYARLHRLQAGVA; this is translated from the coding sequence ATGCAACAGGGGGGAGTGGCGTTAGCGCGGGTTGGGGAAGACGTGCCTGCGGCAGATCCGCCAGCGGATCTGGCGCTGCGTGGCCTGGTGCTGTTGGCGCAGTTGCACGGCATTGCGGTCGATGCGTCCCAGCTTGCGCATGCGTTCGGCAGGAGCGCAGCGGCCTTCGATGAGGCCACTCTGCTATTGGCCGCGCGCCAACTTGGGCTGAAGGCCAAGGTCTCCGGGGTGCCGGCCGCTCGCCTGTCCATGGCGAACTTTCCGGCGCTGGCCTGGGGAACGACGGGCGAGGCCTTTCTGATTGCCCGCATGCAGGGCGACCAGGCGCTGATCCACGATCTCGCCGAGCGGCGTCCGCGCCAGATCGCGGTGGAGGAGTTGCAACGACGCTATGGCGGGCGCCTGCTGCAGGTCGCCTCGCGCGCCTCGGTGCTGGGCCAGCTGGCCAAGTTCGACTTCACCTGGTTCATCCCGGCCATCGTCAAGTACCGGCGAATGCTGCTGGAAGTGTTCGTCGTCTCGCTCTTCATCCAGCTGTTCGCGCTGATCACCCCGCTGTTCTTCCAGGTGGTGATGGACAAGGTGCTGGTCCACAACGGCCTCACCACGCTGGACGTGATCGCCATCGGCCTGGTCTGCATGGCGGTGTTCGAGGTGCTGCTGACCGGGCTGCGCACCTACGCGTTCGCCCACACCAGCAGCAAGATCGACGTGGAGCTGGGCGCGCGGCTGTTCCGCCACGTGCTGGCGCTGCCGCTGGCGTATTTCGAGTCGCGGCGCGTCGGCGACACCATCGCCCGCGTGCGCGAGCTGGAGAACATCCGCAGCTTCCTGACCGGGCAGGCGCTGACCACGGTGCTGGACCTGCTGTTCACCGTGGTGTTCCTGGCGGTGATGTGCGGGTACAGCGGCTGGCTGACGGTGATCGTGGTGATTTCATTGCCGCTGTACGCGCTGATCTCCGGCGCGATCACGCCGGTGCTGCGCCAGCGCCTGCAGGACAAGTTCGCGCGCGGCGCCGACACCCAGTCGTTCCTGGTCGAGACCGTCAGCGGCATCGGCACGGTCAAGGCGATGGCGGTCGAGCCGCGCGCCACCCGCACCTGGGACAACCAGCTGGCCGGCTATGTCAGCGCCGGCTTCGGCGTGACCCGGGTGGCGACCATCGGCCAGCAAAGTGTGCAGCTGGTGCAGAAGCTGGTGGGCGTGGCGATCCTGTTCTTCGGCGCCAAACGGGTGATCGACGGCCAGCTTTCGCTGGGCCAGCTGATTGCCTTCAACATGCTCTCCGGCCAGGTGGCGGCCCCGATCATCCGCCTGGCGCAGCTGTGGCAGGATTTCCAGCAGGTCGGCATCTCGGTCGAGCGGCTGGGCGACATCCTCAACACCCGCACCGAACTGCCCGGCAGCAAGATGGCGCTGCCGCCGATCCAGGGCCGGGTCAGCTTCGAGCGCGTGCACTTCCGCTACCGCCCGGAGGCGCCGGAGGTCCTGGCCGGGGTCGCGCTGGACATCCAGCCCGGCGAGGTGATCGGGATCGTCGGGCGCTCCGGCTCGGGCAAGAGCACGCTGACCAAGCTGGTGCAGCGGCTCTACACCCCCGCGCGCGGTCGCGTGCTGATCGACGGCCATGACCTGGCCCTGGCCGATCCGGCCTGGCTGCGGCGCCAGCTCGGCGTCGTGCTGCAGGAGAACGTCCTGTTCAACCGCAGCATCCGCGCGAACATCGCGCTGGCCGATCCCGGGATGCCGCTGGAGCGGGTCATCCACGCCGCGAAGCTGGCGGGCGCGCACGACTTCATCACCGAATTGTCCGACGGCTACGACACCTCGGTGGGCGAACACGGCACCGGCCTGTCCGGCGGCCAGCGCCAGCGCATCGCCATCGCCCGGGCGCTGATCACCGATCCGCGCATCCTGATCCTCGACGAGGCTACCAGTGCGCTGGACTACGAGTCCGAGCATGCGGTGATGGCCAACATGCACGCCATCTGCAAGGGCCGCACCGTGTTGATCATCGCCCATCGGCTATCGACGGTGCGGCGCGCGAACCGGATCGTGGTGGTGGAGCAGGGGCAGATCGTCGAGACCGGCACCCATGCCGAACTGGTCGAGCGCCCGGACGGGCATTACGCGCGGCTGCACCGGTTGCAGGCGGGGGTGGCATGA